The Hyphomonadaceae bacterium ML37 genome includes a region encoding these proteins:
- a CDS encoding TlpA family protein disulfide reductase codes for MRKPQLKLSHAIVAMIVIGAGAAIWTLGGAFFSGPAPAALSSFTVGEMSAFRSVAGAPAQPRGPILTAEGREITLADKRGKVILVNFWATWCPPCVVEMPALDALQAQLGSDDFEVVAISMDRRVEDAEAFYAERGLGHLALYFDPNMNLGFAAGARGLPLSVLYDRHGIEIGRLDGDADWASPEAVALMEAAIARF; via the coding sequence ATGCGCAAGCCGCAGCTGAAGCTGTCCCACGCCATCGTCGCCATGATCGTCATCGGCGCCGGCGCCGCCATCTGGACGCTGGGCGGGGCCTTTTTCAGCGGCCCGGCGCCCGCTGCATTATCGAGTTTCACAGTGGGCGAGATGAGCGCGTTTCGCAGCGTTGCGGGCGCGCCCGCCCAGCCGCGCGGGCCGATCCTCACCGCCGAGGGGCGCGAGATCACCCTGGCCGACAAGCGCGGCAAGGTGATCCTGGTCAATTTCTGGGCCACCTGGTGCCCGCCCTGCGTGGTGGAGATGCCGGCGCTTGACGCCCTGCAGGCCCAGCTGGGCTCGGATGATTTTGAAGTGGTCGCCATCTCCATGGATCGCCGGGTCGAGGATGCTGAAGCGTTTTACGCCGAGCGCGGGCTTGGTCATCTCGCCCTGTATTTCGATCCCAACATGAATCTGGGCTTCGCCGCCGGGGCGCGCGGCCTGCCGCTGAGCGTGCTCTATGACCGCCACGGAATCGAGATCGGCCGGCTGGACGGCGACGCGGACTGGGCGAGCCCCGAGGCGGTAGCGCTGATGGAAGCGGCCATCGCGCGCTTTTAG
- a CDS encoding sulfotransferase produces MNAQSKTAPGLPVMVEEALELLQGRYPPAARGGSAGMPLGQLLEQCWARSQARAHAGPEPVRVIRQLACVGGTMFARALQAQPNVVVLSEVDPFASRPRRSPEFAPTDLLYLAETATGSVDNAVRAQVFSASLRALHAAYDRRGSRLVVRAHSHTRYCTARDWASRPGVTELVARDLPVRTLTLVRHPLDSWMSLNANEWVHFQPRTLEEYARRSLAFIDQPHAGRVVKYESVAADPHAMMGWVCEWLELAFNPDWDDLVGAIRLSGASGRSGDAVSPRPRAAVPEWIAQEASTSPAYQRLCARLDYNPDPASPPLPRGAPADAGA; encoded by the coding sequence TTGAACGCGCAATCCAAAACCGCACCAGGCTTGCCTGTGATGGTCGAAGAAGCGCTGGAGTTGTTGCAGGGGCGTTATCCGCCGGCGGCGCGCGGCGGCTCGGCGGGGATGCCGCTGGGCCAGTTGCTCGAACAATGCTGGGCGCGTAGCCAGGCGCGCGCCCATGCCGGTCCCGAGCCGGTGCGGGTGATCCGCCAGCTCGCCTGCGTTGGCGGGACAATGTTCGCCCGCGCGCTGCAGGCCCAGCCCAATGTGGTGGTGCTGAGCGAAGTGGACCCGTTCGCATCGCGTCCGCGCCGGTCTCCGGAGTTTGCGCCCACCGATCTGTTGTATCTGGCCGAAACCGCAACGGGCAGTGTCGATAACGCCGTGCGCGCGCAGGTTTTCAGCGCCAGTCTCCGCGCCCTCCACGCGGCTTATGACCGCCGGGGTTCTCGCCTGGTGGTGCGCGCTCACAGCCATACCCGATATTGCACCGCGCGCGACTGGGCCTCGCGCCCCGGCGTGACCGAGCTGGTGGCGCGCGACCTGCCGGTGCGCACGCTCACCCTGGTGCGCCACCCGCTGGATTCCTGGATGTCGCTGAACGCCAATGAATGGGTGCACTTCCAGCCGCGGACGCTGGAGGAGTATGCACGGCGTTCTCTCGCCTTCATTGATCAGCCCCATGCCGGGCGGGTGGTGAAGTATGAAAGCGTCGCGGCTGATCCGCACGCCATGATGGGTTGGGTCTGCGAATGGCTGGAGCTGGCCTTCAATCCCGACTGGGACGATCTGGTGGGCGCCATACGCCTGTCCGGGGCCAGTGGCCGGAGTGGCGATGCCGTCAGCCCGCGCCCTCGCGCCGCCGTGCCGGAGTGGATCGCGCAGGAAGCCTCAACCAGCCCGGCCTATCAGCGGCTGTGTGCGCGGCTGGACTATAATCCTGATCCGGCCTCGCCGCCTTTGCCGCGCGGCGCTCCGGCGGACGCGGGCGCCTAA
- a CDS encoding ABC transporter permease, which produces MSTSVTVRRTARDGEISSFFADLAAGLRMTDLWRTFAWDEMQQRYRRSILGVAWIVVSYAMFVGGVSIIFSGFSDRGGEFFVIHVAIGFAAFSFIVGNVTDGCTVFTGARVWIQSIALPHSIHIYRSICRSIFTFALQFIVAAVIIIGAGWQPTLVNLWVLPAIAVFLLNAVAIQYLMGLISARYRDVTHLVGSITRLLLFVTPILWIRSDLDTGRSNFADFNPVAHYVEVFRAPLMGLEPRPLSWIVVGVLTVVVWIAAAIVASRMRRRLAYWL; this is translated from the coding sequence ATGAGCACCAGCGTCACCGTCCGCCGAACGGCCAGAGACGGGGAAATATCCAGCTTCTTCGCCGACCTCGCTGCCGGTTTGCGCATGACCGATCTCTGGCGCACCTTTGCCTGGGACGAGATGCAGCAGCGCTACCGGCGCAGCATACTGGGCGTGGCCTGGATCGTTGTCTCCTACGCCATGTTTGTTGGCGGCGTATCGATCATCTTTTCCGGGTTTTCCGACCGGGGCGGGGAATTCTTCGTCATTCACGTCGCGATCGGCTTTGCGGCGTTCAGTTTCATCGTGGGCAATGTGACAGACGGATGTACCGTGTTCACAGGGGCCAGGGTCTGGATCCAGTCCATCGCCTTGCCGCACTCGATCCATATCTATCGCAGCATCTGCCGGTCGATCTTCACCTTCGCCCTGCAATTCATTGTGGCCGCAGTCATCATCATCGGCGCCGGCTGGCAGCCTACCCTGGTCAATCTCTGGGTCCTGCCCGCGATCGCCGTCTTCCTGCTGAATGCGGTCGCGATCCAGTACCTGATGGGGCTGATCAGCGCGCGTTACCGCGACGTCACCCATCTGGTCGGCTCGATCACGCGCCTCCTGCTGTTCGTCACGCCGATCTTGTGGATACGGTCCGATCTCGATACCGGGCGCAGCAATTTCGCCGATTTCAATCCGGTCGCCCATTATGTGGAGGTGTTCCGCGCGCCGCTCATGGGTCTTGAGCCACGTCCGCTGAGCTGGATCGTGGTCGGGGTCCTGACCGTGGTGGTGTGGATCGCGGCGGCGATCGTCGCGTCGCGCATGCGCCGCCGCCTGGCCTACTGGCTGTAG